In Aquiflexum balticum DSM 16537, a single genomic region encodes these proteins:
- a CDS encoding phytanoyl-CoA dioxygenase family protein has product MNFPLLQETYPVSDEAKAFYLENRFIKLKNVLSPEVIAHFNEIISKEVDKLNKQKAPLDERDTYGKAFLQIFNLWRENVEVAKLVLSKRLGQIAADLMDCERVRIYHDQALFKEPGGGITPWHADQYYWPIDTDKTITAWIPLQETPLEMGALEFSAKSHQIVFGRELAIGDESEVQIKKNLRINNFEHVIEPFDLGEVSFHSGWVFHRAGANQTDQVRKVMTIIYMDAKSKLKNPENANQINDWNTWCPGAEIGKEIDSPLNPVVE; this is encoded by the coding sequence ATGAACTTCCCTTTACTCCAAGAAACCTATCCTGTCTCAGACGAAGCAAAAGCATTTTATCTGGAAAACCGCTTTATCAAACTTAAAAATGTATTGAGTCCTGAGGTGATCGCCCATTTCAATGAGATCATCAGTAAGGAAGTGGACAAACTGAACAAGCAAAAAGCTCCTTTAGATGAAAGGGATACTTACGGCAAAGCATTTTTGCAGATATTCAATCTTTGGAGGGAAAATGTGGAAGTGGCCAAGTTGGTCCTGAGTAAAAGGTTGGGACAGATCGCTGCAGACTTGATGGATTGTGAGAGAGTCAGGATTTACCACGATCAGGCATTGTTCAAAGAGCCGGGAGGAGGAATCACTCCCTGGCATGCAGACCAATACTATTGGCCGATCGATACCGACAAGACCATCACTGCTTGGATTCCTTTACAGGAGACACCCCTCGAAATGGGGGCATTGGAATTTTCGGCAAAAAGTCATCAGATTGTATTTGGAAGGGAATTGGCCATAGGAGACGAATCAGAGGTTCAGATTAAAAAAAATCTCCGCATCAATAATTTTGAGCATGTCATTGAACCTTTTGATTTGGGCGAGGTCAGTTTTCATTCTGGTTGGGTTTTTCACAGGGCCGGAGCCAATCAAACCGATCAGGTCAGAAAAGTAATGACCATTATCTACATGGATGCCAAATCCAAACTCAAAAACCCGGAAAATGCCAATCAGATCAATGACTGGAATACCTGGTGCCCCGGGGCAGAGATAGGTAAGGAGATTGATAGCCCTTTGAATCCCGTTGTAGAATAG
- a CDS encoding alpha/beta hydrolase family protein translates to MRFLDKAIFAKPNHQLSPHSEKMLVDYEVFAISRYKDNTQKPYYMNQELAKVKVDTYLLLGDKDLLFPYQKSIENAKKHIKQLKDIKIFQNVGHGIETYPHAMQYIGERIKEVS, encoded by the coding sequence TTGAGATTTTTGGATAAGGCCATTTTTGCAAAGCCCAACCACCAACTCTCGCCCCATTCAGAGAAAATGCTGGTGGACTATGAAGTATTTGCTATCAGTCGCTATAAGGACAATACCCAGAAACCTTACTACATGAACCAAGAACTAGCAAAAGTAAAAGTGGACACTTACCTCCTTCTAGGGGACAAGGACTTATTATTCCCATATCAAAAATCCATTGAAAATGCCAAGAAGCACATCAAACAGTTAAAGGACATCAAAATATTTCAAAATGTTGGGCATGGTATAGAAACCTATCCCCACGCCATGCAATATATCGGGGAAAGGATTAAAGAGGTTTCTTAG
- a CDS encoding sulfatase-like hydrolase/transferase: MKSFTDSLLITLLILMFSCTQKETIRPNVLFLFADDQRADALGISGNKHIQTPHIDQLAKEGSYFTNAYVMGGHHGAICAPSRAMLLSGKSLFNVYDRLKGVETMPMRFGNHGYVTFGTGKWHNEKEAFEASFQKGSRVYLGGMADHFNVAVRELSEDGILSEPIKRGFSTDLFADAAIGFIDEYSSSGEEKPFFCYVSFTVPHDPYSPKPEYIGKYREGSLPLPENYMPYHPFIFDHMTVRDENLTSWPRKPEVIQSILSDYYALIHHLDDRVGDIVEVLKKNGLYDNTIIVYAADNGLAIGSHGLLGKQNLYEHSTKVPVILKGPGIPENAQFDAFVYLYDLYPTLAELAGVPFPEGIDGFSLVDVLNGTINEVRSSIFTAYRHTVRAVRDKEWKLIRYPERDYSQLFNLSDDPHEMKNLAEDIQYEKKKEELMGLLEEWQRESGDTAKLKASQILPLGYDPDTLKRKPDQRQPSYTLEKYFNVKE; encoded by the coding sequence ATGAAATCATTTACCGATTCTCTACTCATTACCCTTTTAATTTTGATGTTTTCCTGTACCCAAAAAGAAACTATCAGACCAAACGTCTTATTTCTTTTTGCAGATGACCAAAGGGCGGATGCCTTGGGTATCAGTGGCAACAAACATATCCAAACTCCCCATATTGACCAGCTGGCCAAGGAGGGAAGTTATTTTACCAATGCTTATGTAATGGGAGGACATCATGGAGCCATCTGTGCGCCGAGCAGGGCAATGCTATTGAGCGGAAAAAGTCTATTCAATGTTTATGACCGTCTCAAGGGTGTGGAAACTATGCCGATGCGATTCGGTAATCATGGCTATGTAACTTTTGGGACCGGGAAATGGCATAATGAAAAAGAGGCTTTTGAGGCCTCCTTTCAAAAGGGCAGCCGGGTCTATTTAGGTGGCATGGCAGATCATTTCAATGTTGCGGTCAGAGAACTTTCTGAAGATGGCATTCTTTCAGAACCTATCAAGAGGGGTTTTTCAACTGATCTATTTGCCGATGCAGCAATTGGATTTATAGATGAGTATTCTTCTTCAGGTGAGGAAAAACCCTTTTTCTGTTATGTTTCCTTTACTGTGCCCCATGACCCCTACTCTCCCAAACCTGAATATATCGGCAAGTATAGGGAAGGATCACTTCCGCTGCCAGAGAATTATATGCCTTATCATCCATTTATTTTTGACCACATGACTGTGAGGGATGAAAATCTAACTTCCTGGCCGAGAAAACCGGAGGTTATCCAATCCATATTGTCTGATTATTATGCGTTGATCCACCATTTGGATGATCGTGTAGGAGATATTGTGGAGGTATTGAAGAAGAATGGGCTTTATGACAATACCATCATAGTCTATGCTGCCGATAACGGTCTCGCCATAGGGAGCCATGGATTATTGGGCAAGCAGAATCTTTATGAACACAGTACCAAAGTCCCGGTCATACTCAAAGGCCCTGGAATTCCCGAAAATGCGCAGTTTGATGCATTCGTTTACTTATATGATTTATATCCTACCTTGGCGGAATTGGCAGGAGTTCCATTTCCGGAGGGGATTGACGGGTTCAGTTTGGTGGATGTTTTAAACGGAACCATCAATGAAGTTAGATCTTCCATATTTACTGCATACCGTCATACGGTACGGGCTGTAAGGGATAAAGAATGGAAGCTCATCAGGTATCCTGAAAGGGATTATTCCCAATTATTCAACTTGTCGGATGATCCCCACGAAATGAAAAATCTAGCTGAGGACATTCAATATGAAAAGAAAAAAGAGGAATTAATGGGGCTTTTAGAAGAGTGGCAAAGGGAATCAGGAGATACTGCCAAATTAAAAGCATCCCAAATATTGCCATTGGGATATGATCCGGATACATTGAAAAGAAAACCTGACCAAAGGCAACCCTCTTATACACTGGAAAAATATTTTAACGTGAAGGAGTAA
- a CDS encoding AraC family transcriptional regulator — MRPKLELIPDLSLQKSFQFLKLETEGFPHQWHYHPEVELTYIIQGRGIRYVGDNISSFKEGDLVLLGENLPHSWVSQGEQVSKIQKALVFQFPIILINFFPELRNLSEFICQAKNGFHFPSPDNELVKKMLEFEFLTSNRQLYVLFEILEKLAISEKIRLSNSEIQTQNTISKELGRMEQVKKFLHEHYHEPLELDIMAMMMHMTPTYFCSWFKRTMGHTFITYLNKLRIEHAARWLIGTEKDVSEIAYEVGFQTVTHFNRVFKKEKKTNPQSFRAIFKNRN; from the coding sequence ATGAGGCCAAAACTCGAACTGATTCCCGATTTATCCCTTCAAAAATCATTTCAATTTCTGAAACTGGAAACTGAGGGATTTCCACATCAATGGCATTATCATCCTGAAGTGGAATTGACCTATATCATTCAGGGTAGGGGTATCAGATATGTCGGGGACAATATCAGCTCATTTAAGGAAGGTGATTTGGTATTGCTGGGTGAAAATTTGCCCCATTCTTGGGTTTCGCAAGGAGAACAAGTTTCAAAAATTCAAAAAGCATTGGTCTTTCAGTTCCCAATTATCCTGATCAACTTTTTTCCAGAACTCAGAAATTTGAGCGAGTTTATTTGTCAGGCTAAAAATGGTTTTCATTTTCCTTCTCCGGATAATGAGTTGGTCAAAAAGATGCTTGAATTTGAGTTCTTAACTTCCAACCGGCAATTGTATGTGCTTTTTGAAATCCTTGAAAAATTAGCTATTTCAGAAAAGATTCGATTATCAAATAGTGAAATTCAAACTCAAAATACGATTTCCAAAGAACTTGGTAGGATGGAGCAGGTAAAGAAGTTTTTGCATGAACATTATCACGAGCCTTTGGAATTGGATATTATGGCGATGATGATGCACATGACTCCTACCTATTTCTGCAGTTGGTTTAAAAGGACCATGGGTCATACTTTTATCACCTATCTTAATAAATTGCGTATCGAACATGCTGCCAGATGGCTTATCGGAACAGAAAAGGATGTGTCCGAGATCGCATATGAGGTAGGCTTCCAAACTGTAACACATTTTAATAGGGTATTCAAAAAGGAAAAAAAGACAAACCCCCAGTCATTCAGAGCGATTTTTAAAAACCGTAATTGA
- a CDS encoding 3-ketoacyl-ACP reductase: protein MRPVAFVTGGTRGIGLGIAHQLASNGYDLILNGVREEIEVESVLKILRSMSVEVCYAKGNIALEADRREIVKKVKSRFGKLNVLVNNAGVAPKVRADILEVTPEDFDELMDINLRGTFFLTQSLAQWMLGQKQENPSDSFSIIHITSVSASMASINRAAYCISKAGLSMFTKLMAVRMADKNIPVYEVRPGVIATDMTEKVKSAYQERIQNGLTLEKRMGLPDDVGKVVAALAKGDLPYATGQVITVDGGLTVERL from the coding sequence ATGAGGCCTGTGGCATTTGTAACCGGTGGAACAAGGGGCATTGGTTTGGGCATCGCGCACCAGCTTGCTTCCAATGGATATGATCTTATTTTGAACGGCGTAAGGGAAGAGATTGAAGTGGAATCTGTACTCAAAATTCTCCGGTCAATGAGCGTGGAGGTTTGCTATGCTAAGGGCAATATAGCCCTTGAAGCTGACCGTCGGGAAATTGTCAAAAAAGTAAAAAGTAGATTTGGGAAACTGAATGTTTTGGTCAATAATGCCGGAGTAGCACCAAAAGTCAGGGCAGACATATTAGAAGTCACTCCTGAAGATTTTGATGAATTGATGGATATTAATCTGAGAGGCACTTTTTTTCTGACACAATCTTTGGCCCAATGGATGTTGGGACAAAAGCAGGAAAATCCATCCGATTCCTTTTCCATTATCCACATCACTTCTGTATCCGCTTCAATGGCTTCGATCAATAGGGCAGCTTATTGTATTTCCAAAGCAGGCTTGTCCATGTTTACCAAACTGATGGCCGTCAGAATGGCTGATAAAAATATTCCGGTATATGAAGTCCGTCCTGGGGTCATAGCAACAGATATGACTGAAAAAGTTAAATCTGCTTATCAGGAAAGGATTCAAAACGGACTGACCTTGGAAAAACGGATGGGCTTACCGGATGACGTGGGGAAAGTAGTGGCTGCCCTTGCCAAAGGAGATTTGCCTTACGCCACAGGACAAGTAATTACAGTGGATGGGGGCTTGACAGTGGAGCGGTTGTAA
- a CDS encoding alpha/beta fold hydrolase, translated as MKIKPISHFKDEIRDREYFEHWVKQLEKANQRKYERIEVKTSLGITQVWGLNSADPKLETLVIFPGARTTALIWDFDRGLDNLNQKIRIFLVETNGLPNLSDGTTPDIKTLDYGIWANEVFDKLEIKKAFIAGASFGGLICMKLGITNPGKIKAAFLLNPGCLQFFFTRFDKPFL; from the coding sequence ATGAAGATAAAACCAATATCCCATTTCAAAGACGAAATCAGGGATAGAGAATATTTTGAACATTGGGTAAAACAACTTGAAAAAGCTAATCAAAGAAAATACGAGCGGATCGAGGTCAAAACATCACTTGGAATCACCCAAGTCTGGGGTTTAAATTCCGCTGATCCGAAACTGGAGACTTTAGTGATCTTCCCAGGCGCCAGGACGACAGCTTTGATTTGGGATTTTGATAGGGGTCTGGACAACCTGAACCAAAAAATTAGGATCTTTTTGGTAGAAACGAATGGTTTGCCAAATCTGAGCGATGGGACCACACCGGATATCAAAACCTTGGATTATGGAATTTGGGCCAATGAAGTTTTTGACAAGTTAGAAATTAAAAAAGCATTTATTGCCGGAGCCTCATTTGGGGGATTGATCTGTATGAAACTTGGAATTACCAATCCTGGAAAAATAAAAGCAGCATTTCTTCTTAATCCAGGCTGTCTTCAATTTTTTTTCACTCGGTTTGACAAACCTTTTCTATAA
- a CDS encoding cupin domain-containing protein → MNRIQQLVEALNLKPHPEGGFYSETYRANSAVETPNGSRSLVTSIYFLLTSSDISKFHSIAGEEIWFHHEGSPLTVHLLSDSGYEKLLVGPVDSKGHQPQQLVPEGVIFGSTVEEENSYALVSCMVAPGFDFRDFKLYGEEELLEKWPEHVDIIEKLT, encoded by the coding sequence ATGAATCGTATCCAACAACTCGTTGAAGCATTGAACTTGAAACCTCATCCTGAGGGAGGGTTTTATTCAGAAACTTACCGGGCAAATTCAGCTGTTGAAACTCCAAATGGTTCCAGATCTTTGGTGACTTCTATCTACTTTCTTTTGACCTCATCTGATATTTCTAAGTTCCACAGTATTGCCGGGGAAGAAATATGGTTCCATCATGAAGGGAGTCCCCTTACCGTTCACCTCTTGTCTGACAGTGGCTATGAAAAATTATTGGTTGGGCCAGTGGATTCAAAAGGTCATCAACCCCAACAATTGGTTCCGGAGGGGGTGATTTTTGGTTCAACCGTTGAAGAGGAGAATTCTTATGCTTTGGTTTCCTGTATGGTTGCCCCCGGTTTTGATTTCAGGGATTTCAAGTTGTATGGTGAAGAGGAATTGTTGGAAAAATGGCCAGAGCATGTTGACATAATTGAGAAATTAACTTAA
- a CDS encoding peroxiredoxin, with amino-acid sequence MNEQEVFTMPRIGDLAPDFKAMTTTGPIQFSQYIKDSWTVLFSHPADFTPVCTTEMSGFALEQKFFDEHDAKLIGLSIDSIHSHIAWVNNVKKNTGVLFEFPIIADIDMKVSKLYGMLQPGESETAAVRAVFFIDPTGKIRLIMYYPLNVGRNMDEIKRVLIALQTADKYKVAMPLDWRPGQKVIVPPPKTVAEMIEREASDYEMVDFYLAKKDI; translated from the coding sequence ATGAATGAACAAGAAGTATTTACTATGCCAAGAATTGGGGATCTGGCCCCTGATTTTAAAGCGATGACTACAACGGGTCCTATACAGTTTTCGCAATATATTAAAGACAGCTGGACAGTCCTGTTTTCCCACCCTGCTGATTTCACTCCTGTTTGTACCACAGAAATGAGCGGTTTTGCTTTGGAACAAAAATTCTTTGATGAGCATGATGCCAAGTTGATTGGATTGAGCATTGATTCCATTCACTCGCATATTGCCTGGGTAAACAATGTCAAGAAGAATACCGGGGTTTTGTTTGAATTTCCGATCATTGCCGATATCGACATGAAAGTTTCAAAACTCTACGGTATGTTGCAACCTGGGGAAAGCGAAACTGCTGCGGTCAGAGCCGTATTCTTTATAGATCCGACCGGAAAAATAAGACTGATCATGTACTATCCTTTGAATGTTGGTAGGAATATGGATGAAATCAAAAGAGTTTTGATAGCCCTTCAGACCGCAGACAAATATAAGGTAGCCATGCCATTGGATTGGAGACCTGGTCAGAAAGTGATTGTTCCGCCGCCAAAAACTGTAGCCGAAATGATCGAAAGAGAAGCAAGTGATTATGAAATGGTAGATTTCTACCTCGCAAAAAAGGATATTTAA
- a CDS encoding oxidoreductase: MSEGKNKPKYTRIAQLKTLEQFREYLNKEGINIPLPDQPLSGKQTPLSKGHRLRSGRLIGNSFCILPMEGWDGTSEGKPTEHTQRRWRNFARSGAKLLWGCEAVAVRHDGRANPNQLLLNEENLKDFEGLFKLLMKEHEEAFGRTDDFLVGLQLTHSGRFSKPNHQDKMEPKILYAHPYLNQKFGLPEDYPVMTDDEIRTLVDDYVKAAVLAQKAGFHFVDIKHCHGYLGHEFLNAVQREGDYGTSIENRSRFLREVVNGIRAKAPGLEIGVRVSVFDWMPFQKREDGTGVPALTPPYPFAFGSDLSGTNINLLEPYDFLKIIQKLDIELVCTTAGSPYYNPHIQRPALFPPSDGYLPPEDPLHGVARQIDVTGKIKKAFSDFYVVGSAYSYLQEWLPLVAQEVLLRGMADSIGLGRMVLSYPELPDDVLNGKGLKRQKLCRTFSDCTTAPRNGMISGCFPLDPYYKEMEIHEKLKKIKES, translated from the coding sequence ATGAGTGAAGGTAAAAACAAACCCAAATACACCAGAATTGCCCAATTGAAAACTTTGGAGCAGTTTAGGGAATACCTCAACAAAGAAGGAATAAATATCCCTTTGCCTGATCAACCCTTGTCCGGAAAACAGACTCCACTTTCCAAAGGGCACAGGCTTCGTTCGGGAAGATTGATCGGTAATTCATTTTGTATCCTGCCCATGGAAGGTTGGGATGGTACTTCCGAAGGAAAACCTACGGAACATACCCAAAGACGCTGGCGGAATTTTGCCCGAAGTGGAGCTAAATTGCTGTGGGGCTGTGAGGCAGTAGCTGTGCGTCATGACGGAAGGGCGAATCCAAACCAATTATTGCTTAATGAAGAAAACCTGAAAGACTTCGAGGGTCTTTTCAAATTGCTGATGAAAGAACACGAGGAAGCTTTTGGCAGGACTGATGATTTTTTGGTGGGCTTGCAGCTAACACATTCAGGCAGGTTTTCCAAGCCCAATCATCAGGATAAGATGGAGCCAAAGATTCTTTATGCCCATCCTTATTTGAACCAGAAATTTGGATTGCCCGAAGATTATCCCGTAATGACAGATGATGAGATCAGAACCTTGGTGGATGATTATGTGAAAGCAGCGGTTTTGGCCCAAAAAGCGGGTTTTCATTTTGTAGACATCAAACATTGCCATGGCTATTTGGGACATGAATTTTTGAATGCTGTTCAGAGAGAGGGTGATTATGGCACGAGCATTGAAAACCGGAGTAGATTTCTGAGAGAGGTGGTGAATGGAATAAGGGCCAAAGCGCCTGGCCTGGAAATAGGAGTGAGAGTTAGCGTATTTGACTGGATGCCATTTCAAAAAAGAGAAGACGGAACAGGAGTTCCTGCTTTGACACCTCCTTATCCTTTTGCCTTTGGTTCCGATCTTTCAGGGACAAATATCAATCTTTTGGAACCCTACGATTTTCTGAAAATCATTCAAAAACTTGACATAGAGTTGGTCTGTACCACAGCAGGCAGTCCTTATTATAATCCTCATATTCAAAGGCCCGCCCTTTTTCCACCTTCAGATGGTTACCTTCCCCCAGAAGATCCGCTTCATGGTGTAGCAAGACAAATAGATGTGACAGGAAAAATAAAAAAAGCTTTTTCTGATTTTTATGTGGTAGGTTCAGCGTACTCATACCTGCAAGAATGGCTTCCACTGGTGGCACAGGAGGTTCTGCTAAGGGGTATGGCAGATTCTATAGGATTGGGTAGAATGGTGCTGAGTTATCCGGAATTGCCCGATGACGTACTCAACGGGAAGGGATTGAAAAGACAAAAGCTTTGCAGGACTTTTTCGGATTGTACCACTGCTCCCAGAAACGGAATGATTTCAGGTTGCTTCCCCTTAGATCCTTATTACAAGGAGATGGAAATACATGAAAAGCTTAAAAAAATCAAAGAGTCATGA
- a CDS encoding phosphatidylinositol-specific phospholipase C/glycerophosphodiester phosphodiesterase family protein, which produces MKKILFLILCSFLVFQFSIAQERKSFKLHSHNDYLRKVPFWEAFGADCASIEADVILQDGELMVAHERATIKKERTLKSLYLAPIQKAKELSLVDEFGFHLMIDIKTEAYATLELLVKQLKEFEPMLYSPANQNGLKIIVSGNRPKVEDYNDYPSWILFDYQSRILNDQLPWGKIGMVSLNFRQFSVWNGEGSIVEREKEKLISFIQQVHNFGKPVRFWGTPDSQSAWKAFYDLGIDYINTDMPYEADQYLSNLDKNF; this is translated from the coding sequence ATGAAAAAAATTCTCTTCCTCATCCTTTGTTCTTTTTTGGTTTTCCAATTTTCTATAGCCCAGGAACGCAAATCCTTTAAACTCCATTCCCACAACGACTATCTAAGAAAAGTCCCTTTTTGGGAAGCATTCGGAGCAGATTGCGCTTCTATTGAAGCAGATGTGATTCTTCAGGATGGGGAACTGATGGTAGCCCATGAAAGGGCAACTATCAAAAAAGAAAGGACTTTGAAAAGCTTATACCTTGCTCCTATCCAAAAGGCTAAAGAACTTAGTCTAGTAGATGAGTTTGGATTTCACTTAATGATTGACATCAAAACCGAAGCCTATGCCACTTTGGAGCTATTGGTCAAACAGTTGAAAGAATTTGAACCGATGTTATATTCACCCGCCAATCAAAACGGGTTGAAGATCATCGTGTCAGGAAACAGGCCGAAAGTGGAAGATTATAATGATTATCCCTCTTGGATACTTTTTGATTATCAAAGTAGGATCTTGAATGATCAGCTTCCTTGGGGAAAGATCGGAATGGTCAGTTTGAATTTCCGGCAGTTTTCTGTTTGGAACGGAGAAGGAAGTATTGTCGAACGGGAAAAGGAAAAGCTGATTTCTTTTATCCAACAGGTACATAACTTTGGAAAACCGGTAAGATTTTGGGGTACTCCCGATTCACAATCAGCCTGGAAAGCATTTTATGACCTTGGCATAGACTATATCAATACGGACATGCCCTACGAAGCAGATCAATACTTAAGCAATCTGGATAAAAACTTTTGA
- a CDS encoding GntP family permease: protein MLILLTILFALVLILVAIVKFDIHPFLALFVGAIVYGLVSGMSTELILKSISDGFGGVLGNIGLLILLGVIMGTFLEKTGGALVIAEKILSWIGQKSVTKAMLICGYILSIPVFGDSTFIMLNPISKSLSLKSKVPYAATTIAVALGATASHSLVPPTPGPIATAGILEADLGMIIFWGIIVSLIALIPAYFFIKKYVSKIPLEPILAEIDLNTVAAKAPTATKSFLPVIVPLVLIILASIAKYPSKPFGDGEWVSIIEFVGSPVIALLLGAVLSFTLPTKFDRKLLSASGWMGEAIRIAAPVILITGAGGVFGKMLQNSGIGDLVSQNMSGASWGIFLPFLIAFSLKTAQGSSTVAMITTASIIAPLLVSLGLDSETMKVFTVLSIGAGAMAISHANDSFFWAVTQLSGMSIRQGNKTHSLGTLILSLTAISVIFIITLFH, encoded by the coding sequence ATGCTGATACTTTTGACAATCCTCTTCGCCTTGGTACTGATATTAGTGGCCATTGTCAAATTTGATATCCATCCATTTTTAGCCCTTTTTGTTGGTGCCATTGTGTATGGATTGGTTTCAGGGATGTCGACAGAACTTATCCTTAAATCTATTTCTGATGGTTTTGGGGGTGTTTTGGGAAATATAGGCTTATTGATTCTATTAGGGGTGATTATGGGGACCTTCCTGGAAAAAACCGGAGGGGCTTTGGTCATAGCGGAAAAGATTCTCTCTTGGATTGGTCAGAAATCAGTCACCAAGGCCATGCTCATCTGTGGTTATATCCTGTCTATTCCTGTTTTTGGAGACAGTACCTTTATCATGCTGAATCCCATCAGCAAATCTCTTTCCTTAAAAAGCAAGGTACCCTACGCTGCTACGACTATTGCAGTTGCTTTGGGTGCTACAGCCAGCCATTCTTTGGTTCCGCCTACTCCCGGTCCAATTGCGACAGCAGGTATATTGGAAGCAGATTTGGGAATGATCATCTTTTGGGGGATAATCGTCAGCTTGATTGCGCTTATTCCGGCTTATTTTTTTATCAAGAAATATGTATCAAAAATCCCCTTAGAGCCTATTTTGGCGGAAATTGATTTGAATACAGTTGCGGCTAAAGCCCCGACTGCTACAAAATCCTTTCTTCCGGTCATCGTTCCACTGGTCCTGATTATCTTGGCGTCAATTGCAAAATATCCCTCTAAACCATTTGGGGATGGTGAATGGGTTTCTATTATTGAATTCGTGGGCAGTCCAGTCATTGCGCTTTTATTGGGGGCAGTTTTATCTTTTACACTTCCTACCAAATTTGACCGCAAACTCTTATCTGCCAGTGGTTGGATGGGGGAAGCTATTCGGATAGCAGCACCTGTTATTTTGATTACCGGGGCAGGAGGGGTGTTTGGGAAAATGCTTCAAAATTCAGGAATAGGTGATTTGGTAAGTCAAAATATGAGCGGAGCGAGTTGGGGTATATTTCTGCCTTTTTTGATTGCTTTTTCTTTGAAAACAGCTCAGGGTTCATCCACAGTTGCCATGATAACCACTGCATCGATCATTGCTCCTTTATTGGTGAGCTTGGGATTGGATTCCGAAACTATGAAAGTGTTTACGGTCTTGTCAATCGGTGCCGGTGCTATGGCCATTTCCCATGCCAATGACAGTTTTTTCTGGGCAGTCACCCAACTTTCAGGAATGTCCATCCGACAGGGAAACAAGACTCACAGTTTAGGTACTTTGATTTTATCCCTTACGGCAATTTCTGTGATTTTCATTATTACGCTGTTCCATTAG